CCCAGGACGATGTACTCGTTCTCCCGGTCGTAGTAGCTCATGTAGTCGCGCCCCTGCCGCCAGGTCTTGACGAAGTGCTCGTTCCTGGCCTTTAGGAGCAGTTTGACCGAGCTCGTGTAGTTGCCCTCGGTCGCTGCCGTCGATGCCACGGCGTTCGCCGTGTAGAGCCCCTCCGCCCCGGTCTCGTCCTTGTTGCCCTTGAGGTTCTTCGCTTGCCTGGCGTAGTCGCTGCGGGAGACGTACCGGATGACGTTGTATTCCTCATAACGATGCAGGCGCCGAAGCTGCCACTGGGTGAACTCGTATTCGGCATCGAGGACCTTCATGAGCTGCTCGGAGGTCATGCCGTAGTTGCTGACGAAGTGGTCGAAGTCCTGCCGCACCGCCTTCCGCAATAGGGTCTCCGCGTGGGCTTCCCGGTGGTAGCCCACCTCGAGGTTGAAGCGCTTGCGCGCCCAGTTCTTCAGCGCCCCGCCTCCGGAGGAGGAGGAGTTCGAGCTCCATCCCCCGCTCCCGTAGATGCTGCGGATCGCCTCGTCGGCCCGGGGGTGGATCTGGTTGATGTACTCCTTGAAGCGCCCCATGACCTTCATGGTGTCGTCGCGGGCCTTGTAGCTGGTCTGGGTCCCCTTCACCCCGTCGAAGTCGCGAGTCAGGTCGTCCAGGCCGTGTCGCGACCAGGTCTTGAAGACCTCGAGGTGCTGCCCGTAGCCCTCGTAGTGCTGGAAGTCGACGTTGTAGTGCTCGCGCAGCTTCTCGGAGCGGACCTGGAGGGAGCGCATGAGCGACTTGCGCTCGGCCTTGTCGAAGCCGGCCCCGACCAGGGCCTTCTCGATCGTGTCGTCATTGAGCGCGTCGAGCACCCCTCGGGCGACCTCTCCCTCCGCGAAGACGTCAGCGTTGAAGACGTGGTCGAAGACCTGGCCGGACTGCCGGTTGCGGGACCGCAGGGAGACGAGCTCGTCGATGTCCCCGCCGAAGTCCTTCGCGCCCCCCTGCGCCCGGTACTTGAACGAGCCCCCGGTGTCGACGACGACCAGGCGGTTCGTCGACCGGTCGAGGAGCAGGTTGTCGAACTCTTGGCCCACGACGTCCCAGTTCTTGGTCACGGTCGCGGCCATGTAGTGGCGGGCGAGGTCCTGGGCGCGGCTGGGGTCGGCGAGCTGCTCCCGGGACAGGCGCACCAGGTCGTCCCGCCACTGGGTCGCCAGGGCGACGCGCCCGTCGATGTTCGCGATCTGGGGGTTGAGGGTCTTCGCGCCCATCGCTTCGCAGAGCTGCGCGGAGGCGACCTCGGAGCGGGCCTGGTTGGCGTCCCGGTAGAACTTGACGTAGTAGTCCTTGCCGTCCGGCCCCCGGAACTTGCCGCCCTCGTTCGAACCGAGCTGCCCGCCGACCCGCTCCCAGGCGCCCGCGGGGAGCGCGGAGACGGCCCCCCCGTTTCCCAGGACGTAGGCGTTGAAGTCCTCCATCCCCTCGGCGACGGTGAAAGCGAGCTTGGGATTGCCGAGCAGGGTGACGCCCCCGCTGCCCTGGACGTTGTGGATGAAGGCGACGTCGTCGAGGTCGACCTCGGTCGCGATGACGAAGCCCTTGGGGCGGGCGAGGGCCGCGGCGGGCGGCTTGTACTCGTTGAGCGCCTGCGCCGCCTTGGCCCGCATCTCATCGGCCTTGTTGTAGCGCATGAGGAGCCGGACGTCCCAGTTGTCGGCGGCGGGCAGCTCTGCGAGCCCGTGCTGGGCGGCGTAGTGGATCCGGGCGAGCTCCCCCTTGTTGAGGCTGGCGAGGTTCTGCTTCGCCCAGGCCGGCAGGACCGGTTCGGGGGGAGGGGAGACGTCGCGGTAGGCCCGGGCCTTCGCCCTCTCGACGCTCGTCGTCCAGTTGCTCCCCGGGCTCGCGTCGAAGTGCTTCTTGTCGGCCTGGAAGAAGGAGGCGACCGAGCTCTCGTTGCCGTCCGGCACCGAAAGCCCCTTGTAGAGCTTGACCTTGGTGATCCCGGCCTTGCGGAGCGAGGCCTTCTGGAGCTCGGCGGTCTCGTCGAGGAGCCGCAGGATCTCCAGGGTCCGGTCCTTGCCGTGCATCATATCGAGCAGGTCGTCGAGGGTCTCGGTCCCCATGTTCTGCATCCACTCGAGGAGCTTGCCGGTGGGCGGCTGGCCGCTCTTGACGAGCCCGAGCGCGGCCCCCCATTCGGTCTGCGAGTGTTTGCCCTCGGCGAGGACCTTGTCGAAGGCGTCGAGGGCCTCGGGGGAGACCTTGACCTTCACGCTCCCGTCGCGGATGGACTGGGAGAGGGCCTTGCCGTAGCCGTTGAAGAGCTGCCCCTGGCCGGTGGTGCTCGTGCGGTCGGGCAGCATTCCCCCGTGCTCGTCCATCACGGCCTGGGTCAGGAGGCCGAAGTGCCTGCGGGCCAGCTCGCCCGAGTTGGTGGCGGTGATGGGGATCGCCCGGTCGAAGGCGGGGTCGATGTGCCCCCCCTTGCGCCAGCCCTCGGCCCGGAGGCGCGAGACCGCCTCGGCCATCTCCCGGGGGGGGAGGTGGATGATCTCCGAGAGCTTCTGGGCGCTCATGATCTCCTTGACGTGAGTCTTGGGGATGAGCCCCGCGGTCTCCTGTTGGACGTAGGAGACCATCTCCCCGTGCTTCATGTTGCGCTTGAGCGCGGCGACGGTCGCCTCCTTGGCCTTGGCCTTTTGCTCGACCTCGAGCGCCTTCTGCTTGGCGATCTCTGCCGCCTTCTCCTTCTTGTCCTTCTGGAGCTCCTCGCGCTTGGTCTTGAAG
Above is a window of Deltaproteobacteria bacterium DNA encoding:
- a CDS encoding NAD(+)--dinitrogen-reductase ADP-D-ribosyltransferase; protein product: MRLDTELPAKLIKDKAKTIMAIGRAYNDALQHGGLAWSVKDQIQALLSAVFHEQAEAVKACLAAGIETGQDVIIRGMLNAYGVQAVNPLFAIAFDKPNVKAAQLFGATRSMTLLSGQQSHFSISGRLMQLASLNQAQFLNRMQEAITAGQDIVKTAKALQEVSVFTNAALRNRYIRAIDQRISGLSGVIDPAKKAELQQVTRFYRSYADSLTRKGAKGFQHLGIRKATKAFIQNVEQATTYGAVNRALEQWLGHKALYQCKVIARTETARAYVEELRESGQSRPYLKGYRIILSGSHPRQDICDELAKEILFDPAKGVTRASVKLPPWHPNCLCHVVEILEQDYFKTKREELQKDKKEKAAEIAKQKALEVEQKAKAKEATVAALKRNMKHGEMVSYVQQETAGLIPKTHVKEIMSAQKLSEIIHLPPREMAEAVSRLRAEGWRKGGHIDPAFDRAIPITATNSGELARRHFGLLTQAVMDEHGGMLPDRTSTTGQGQLFNGYGKALSQSIRDGSVKVKVSPEALDAFDKVLAEGKHSQTEWGAALGLVKSGQPPTGKLLEWMQNMGTETLDDLLDMMHGKDRTLEILRLLDETAELQKASLRKAGITKVKLYKGLSVPDGNESSVASFFQADKKHFDASPGSNWTTSVERAKARAYRDVSPPPEPVLPAWAKQNLASLNKGELARIHYAAQHGLAELPAADNWDVRLLMRYNKADEMRAKAAQALNEYKPPAAALARPKGFVIATEVDLDDVAFIHNVQGSGGVTLLGNPKLAFTVAEGMEDFNAYVLGNGGAVSALPAGAWERVGGQLGSNEGGKFRGPDGKDYYVKFYRDANQARSEVASAQLCEAMGAKTLNPQIANIDGRVALATQWRDDLVRLSREQLADPSRAQDLARHYMAATVTKNWDVVGQEFDNLLLDRSTNRLVVVDTGGSFKYRAQGGAKDFGGDIDELVSLRSRNRQSGQVFDHVFNADVFAEGEVARGVLDALNDDTIEKALVGAGFDKAERKSLMRSLQVRSEKLREHYNVDFQHYEGYGQHLEVFKTWSRHGLDDLTRDFDGVKGTQTSYKARDDTMKVMGRFKEYINQIHPRADEAIRSIYGSGGWSSNSSSSGGGALKNWARKRFNLEVGYHREAHAETLLRKAVRQDFDHFVSNYGMTSEQLMKVLDAEYEFTQWQLRRLHRYEEYNVIRYVSRSDYARQAKNLKGNKDETGAEGLYTANAVASTAATEGNYTSSVKLLLKARNEHFVKTWRQGRDYMSYYDRENEYIVLGIPLRYERLSYRY